The following proteins are encoded in a genomic region of Bosea beijingensis:
- the dxr gene encoding 1-deoxy-D-xylulose-5-phosphate reductoisomerase — MSLRSVTLLGATGSVGRSVRDIVAENPERLSIATVVGGRDAEALARTAIETGASFAALADAAGGAALKQALAGTGIANGAGRSAVLEAVSRPADIVVSAIAGAAGLEATFAALLPGRTIALANKESLVCAGMAVMARAAEVGARILPLDSEHNALFQVLGAEPLSSVRSMTLTASGGPFRTWSAERIAAATPDQALKHPNYAMGSKITIDSASMMNKGLELIEARFLFDLQPDQLDVLVHPQQIVHGLVTFRDGSVSAGMALPDMRVAAAHCLGMDGRLDAPPARFLDLALTAPLSFERPDLVRFPALGLAMAALREGGAMPAVLNAANEVAVAAFLEGRLRFPDIAALVEAVCAAFPSGSEAPDDVAAALVIDQDSRSRAASLLSQARFTVT, encoded by the coding sequence ATGTCTCTGCGCAGCGTCACGCTTCTGGGGGCGACCGGCTCCGTCGGGCGCTCGGTTCGCGACATCGTCGCCGAGAATCCCGAACGCCTGTCGATCGCAACCGTGGTCGGCGGCCGGGATGCTGAGGCGCTGGCGCGGACCGCGATCGAGACCGGCGCTTCCTTCGCCGCGCTCGCCGACGCGGCCGGCGGCGCGGCGCTGAAACAGGCGCTGGCCGGTACCGGCATTGCCAACGGGGCAGGGCGTTCCGCCGTGCTGGAGGCGGTGAGCCGTCCCGCTGATATCGTGGTCAGCGCGATTGCGGGCGCTGCCGGATTGGAAGCGACCTTCGCCGCGCTTCTGCCCGGCCGGACGATCGCTCTTGCCAACAAGGAAAGCCTGGTCTGCGCCGGCATGGCCGTGATGGCGCGGGCGGCGGAGGTCGGTGCCCGGATTCTTCCGCTCGATTCCGAACACAACGCCCTCTTTCAGGTGCTCGGTGCCGAGCCGCTCTCCTCGGTCCGCAGCATGACGCTGACCGCGTCCGGCGGCCCGTTCCGGACCTGGAGTGCCGAGCGCATCGCCGCGGCGACCCCGGATCAGGCGCTGAAGCACCCGAACTATGCGATGGGCTCCAAGATCACGATCGATTCCGCCAGCATGATGAACAAGGGGCTTGAGCTGATCGAAGCCCGCTTCCTGTTCGATCTCCAGCCCGACCAGCTCGACGTGCTCGTCCATCCCCAGCAGATCGTCCATGGCCTCGTCACCTTCCGCGACGGCTCGGTCAGCGCCGGAATGGCGTTGCCGGACATGCGGGTCGCTGCGGCGCATTGCCTCGGTATGGACGGCCGTCTCGACGCACCGCCGGCGCGCTTCCTCGATCTCGCGCTCACGGCGCCGCTGAGCTTCGAGCGCCCCGATCTCGTCCGCTTTCCGGCGCTCGGCCTCGCCATGGCGGCGCTGCGGGAGGGCGGCGCGATGCCCGCCGTGCTCAACGCCGCCAACGAGGTTGCCGTTGCCGCCTTCCTGGAGGGCAGGCTTCGCTTCCCAGATATCGCCGCTTTGGTGGAAGCGGTCTGCGCGGCCTTTCCCTCCGGATCGGAGGCGCCCGACGATGTCGCGGCGGCACTCGTCATTGACCAAGATTCGCGAAGCAGAGCTGCCTCGCTCTTGTCGCAAGCGCGGTTCACTGTCACCTAA
- the rseP gene encoding RIP metalloprotease RseP encodes MEFAASLWNAGYFLLSYLLPFLFVLTVVVFFHELGHFLVGRWCGVDVKTFSIGFGRELFGFNDRHGTRWRFALIPLGGYVKFSGDADAASAPDDAAVGRMTPQERARTFPAQSLGERAAIVAAGPMANFLLAIVIFAGSAFFFGKQVLIPRVDAVVAGSAAEKAGLKAGDIVIAIDGQKVTSFSDMQRIVSIRPEERLEVSIERDGGTVTLPVTPALTEMKTQLGTQRIGVIGVRASPRPEDWTTQRFGVLDSVRAGFVETWFVVTRTYDYVAKLVVGRESTDQLSGPIRIAQVSGIVASNGGLLGLINLAAILSVSIGLMNLVPVPMLDGGHLLFYLYEALRGRPLSPRAQEIGFRVGLALVLMLMLFVTWNDIVHVRGML; translated from the coding sequence ATGGAATTCGCGGCGTCGCTCTGGAATGCAGGGTATTTCCTGCTCAGCTATCTGCTGCCGTTCCTGTTCGTCCTGACCGTCGTCGTCTTTTTTCACGAGCTCGGGCATTTCCTGGTCGGCCGCTGGTGTGGAGTCGACGTCAAGACCTTCTCGATCGGTTTCGGCCGCGAACTCTTCGGCTTCAACGACCGCCACGGCACGCGCTGGCGCTTCGCGCTGATTCCGCTCGGCGGCTACGTCAAGTTCTCCGGCGATGCCGATGCCGCCAGTGCGCCCGACGACGCCGCGGTCGGCCGGATGACGCCGCAGGAGCGCGCGCGTACCTTTCCGGCGCAATCGCTCGGCGAGCGGGCCGCGATCGTCGCCGCCGGCCCGATGGCGAATTTCCTGCTGGCGATCGTGATCTTCGCCGGCTCGGCCTTCTTCTTCGGCAAGCAGGTTCTGATCCCGCGCGTCGATGCCGTCGTCGCCGGCAGCGCGGCCGAGAAGGCGGGGTTGAAGGCGGGCGATATCGTGATCGCCATCGACGGCCAGAAGGTCACCAGTTTCTCTGACATGCAGCGCATCGTCTCGATCAGGCCCGAGGAGCGCCTCGAGGTTTCGATCGAGCGCGACGGCGGGACCGTGACCCTGCCGGTGACGCCGGCGCTCACCGAGATGAAAACCCAGCTCGGCACGCAGCGCATCGGCGTGATCGGTGTCAGGGCTTCGCCGCGTCCGGAGGACTGGACGACCCAGCGATTCGGCGTGCTGGACTCCGTCAGGGCCGGTTTCGTCGAGACCTGGTTCGTGGTCACCCGCACTTATGACTACGTCGCCAAACTCGTGGTGGGGCGCGAATCCACCGATCAGCTCTCCGGCCCGATTCGGATCGCGCAGGTCTCCGGCATCGTCGCCTCGAATGGCGGTCTGCTGGGGCTGATCAACCTTGCCGCGATCCTCTCGGTCTCGATCGGCCTGATGAATCTCGTGCCGGTTCCGATGCTCGATGGCGGGCACCTGCTCTTCTATCTCTATGAGGCCCTGCGTGGCCGGCCGCTGAGCCCGCGGGCGCAGGAGATCGGGTTCCGGGTAGGTCTGGCACTCGTGCTGATGCTGATGCTCTTCGTGACCTGGAACGATATCGTCCACGTTCGCGGAATGCTCTGA